One segment of Vicinamibacteria bacterium DNA contains the following:
- a CDS encoding nucleoside-diphosphate sugar epimerase/dehydratase, translated as MTLETRGAKGWYRLALILVLDSVLIAASLYVAYALRFDGPIPPEHVAILKRFFPLFMVIRLSLHLLFGLHRWSFRLSGLYEAARLVAASLTGTACFVATFYFLQTPGPPRSVLAIEFFLTTSLVGAFRFSPRFAQAWLLAQTRSRAGARARTVIVGAGSAGDLLLRDLLRSDEHSYDVVGFVDDDRTKWGQWIGGRPVLGSLDKLPEILRDRDVHQLLFAVPRLPASRLREILTACADQKLSYKILPVSFAYLNDRVGVSMLHDLSPDHLLPRHEVVFDEGEMDALVRGRRILVTGAAGSIGGEACRQIAAHGPARLVLADIDENNLYFLFRHLQQRHPDLALEAQVVDIRDAARLQQLGREYRPQDIVHAAAHKHVPLMEYAPEEAVKNNVTGCLNVVALAEGVEAEKFVLVSTDKAVNPASVMGATKKIAELIVQARALGSATRFTTVRFGNVLGSAGSVVPLFKEQIAGGGPVTVTHADCRRYLMTIPEAVGLLLLAGLSHCGELLILEMGEPIRILDLARMMIALSGRVPERDIPIVFTGLRPGEKLDEELMTEEEARSSRQVQPQVRAVQSPRPPPDLMARVSELEALARGGDRPALLAALRAVVPSYSG; from the coding sequence GTGACGCTGGAGACAAGGGGAGCCAAGGGTTGGTACCGGCTCGCCCTCATCCTCGTCCTGGACTCGGTCCTGATCGCGGCCTCGCTCTACGTGGCTTACGCCCTGCGGTTCGACGGCCCCATCCCCCCCGAGCACGTCGCCATCCTCAAGCGCTTTTTCCCCCTCTTCATGGTCATCCGCCTCAGCCTTCACCTCCTGTTCGGCCTGCACCGCTGGTCTTTCCGTCTTTCGGGGCTCTACGAGGCGGCCCGCCTCGTCGCCGCCTCCCTCACCGGCACCGCCTGCTTCGTGGCCACGTTCTACTTCCTGCAGACCCCAGGCCCCCCGCGCTCCGTGCTGGCCATCGAGTTCTTCCTGACCACGAGCCTGGTGGGGGCCTTTCGCTTCTCTCCCCGCTTCGCCCAGGCCTGGCTCCTGGCCCAGACCCGCTCGCGCGCCGGGGCCCGAGCCCGCACCGTGATCGTGGGCGCGGGCAGCGCGGGGGACCTGCTCCTGCGGGACCTCCTGCGCTCGGACGAGCACTCCTACGACGTGGTGGGGTTCGTGGACGACGACCGCACGAAGTGGGGCCAATGGATCGGGGGGCGCCCCGTGCTGGGATCGCTGGACAAGCTCCCCGAGATCCTCCGGGATCGGGACGTCCACCAGCTCCTCTTCGCCGTCCCCCGGCTGCCCGCATCGCGCTTGCGGGAGATCCTGACCGCCTGCGCGGATCAGAAGCTGAGCTACAAGATCCTGCCCGTCTCCTTCGCCTACCTCAACGACCGGGTCGGCGTCTCCATGCTCCACGATCTCTCCCCCGACCACCTCCTCCCCCGGCACGAGGTGGTCTTCGACGAGGGGGAGATGGACGCGCTCGTGCGGGGCCGCCGGATCCTGGTCACGGGGGCCGCGGGCTCCATCGGCGGCGAGGCCTGCCGGCAGATCGCCGCCCATGGCCCCGCCCGCCTGGTCCTGGCGGACATCGACGAGAACAACCTCTACTTCCTCTTCCGCCACTTGCAGCAGCGCCACCCCGACCTGGCCCTGGAGGCCCAGGTGGTGGACATCCGCGACGCGGCCCGCCTGCAGCAGCTCGGCCGGGAGTACCGGCCCCAGGACATCGTCCACGCCGCCGCCCACAAGCACGTCCCCCTCATGGAGTACGCGCCGGAGGAGGCGGTCAAGAACAACGTCACCGGCTGCCTCAACGTCGTCGCCCTCGCGGAAGGGGTGGAGGCGGAGAAGTTCGTGCTCGTCTCCACGGACAAAGCGGTGAACCCGGCCAGCGTCATGGGGGCCACCAAGAAGATCGCCGAGCTGATCGTGCAGGCGCGGGCCCTGGGCTCCGCCACCCGCTTCACCACCGTGCGCTTCGGGAACGTGCTGGGGAGCGCGGGTAGCGTGGTCCCCCTCTTCAAGGAGCAGATCGCGGGGGGCGGGCCCGTGACCGTCACCCACGCCGACTGCCGCCGCTACCTCATGACCATTCCGGAGGCGGTGGGCCTCTTGCTTCTGGCCGGCCTCAGCCACTGCGGAGAGCTGTTGATCCTGGAGATGGGGGAACCCATCCGGATCCTGGACCTGGCCCGCATGATGATCGCGCTCTCCGGCCGCGTCCCCGAGCGGGACATCCCCATCGTCTTCACGGGCCTCCGCCCCGGGGAGAAGCTGGACGAGGAGCTGATGACAGAGGAGGAGGCCCGGAGCAGCCGGCAGGTGCAGCCCCAGGTGCGCGCGGTGCAGAGCCCGCGACCGCCCCCCGACCTCATGGCCCGGGTCTCGGAACTCGAGGCTCTGGCCCGCGGGGGAGACCGTCCCGCCCTCCTCGCCGCCCTCCGCGCGGTGGTGCCGAGCTACTCCGGCTAG